A single window of Nematostella vectensis chromosome 4, jaNemVect1.1, whole genome shotgun sequence DNA harbors:
- the LOC5516120 gene encoding uncharacterized protein LOC5516120 isoform X2 produces MLGKSWGGFNALQVAALQPPALKAIISVYSSDDRYADDIHYLGGCVMGNSGLAWASIMALWNARPPDPLSVGKRWKEMWKHRLHHSSHPWMNTWLSHQTRDDYWKHASICEDFSQIKCPVLLIGGWADLYTNPVFRMAESLTCPLKAIVGPWSHCWPGHDVTPGPAIDHLEVFRQWFDCHLKGKTNGAMQQPNLRIYMKQGVKMPQNLSDVKDWPGEWICEEQWPSTNNVCHLYSLCQKSEKLVQTTSTQESRDPSQRTRSIQSDPACGINGGYNMASSSLDMPTDQSHDDGLSLRWDSCALEHDVSVLGFPEVEFELSSDQPQAQIAVRLCDVFPDGSSTLISRGILNLTHREGHGPESVKDLEPGKLYTIKVQLDATGYVVQQGNTLRLAVSPSYFPVVWPSPTPTTLNIHYGVLRLPVREASCESRKVDYSPLPLCDGVEDARVTVLTAGHSERAIEFDDESKLPKFTVIENSGQVYFHDTGTLREETSTEIHTMSRATSGRNPEPTITITKQLKLRKLKSPDSKNYQALLFDRKYIDGTDNANRINEQEFLEWNIRITHESKMWSDETDFYVRNKLECYHWNEHVFNQTWLKTVKRPCLK; encoded by the exons ATGTTGGGCAAGAGTTGGGGAGGATTCAATGCTTTGCAAGTTGCTGCACTCCAGCCTCCTGCCTTAAAAGCCATTATCTCAGTCTACTCCAGTGACGACCGATATGCTGATGATATTCATTATCTTGGTGGCTGTGTTATGGGCAATAGTGGACTGGCCTGGGCATCCATAATGGCTCTGTGGAATGCTAGACCCCCAGATCCACTCTCTGTTGGAAAAAG GTGGAAAGAAATGTGGAAGCATCGTCTTCACCACTCTAGCCACCCATGGATGAACACCTGGCTTTCGCACCAGACTCGTGATGACTACTGGAAGCATGCATCCATTTGTGAAGACTTCTCCCAGATCAAGTGCCCAGTGCTCTTGATTGGGGGGTGGGCCGATCTGTACACTAATCCTGTCTTCCGCATGGCCGAGAGCTTAACCTGCCCCTTGAAGGCCATTGTTGGCCCTTGGAGCCACTGCTGGCCCGGCCATGATGTCACACCTGGACCTGCTATCGACCATCTGGAGGTATTTCGTCAGTGGTTTGATTGTCATCTCAAAGGAAAGACCAATGGTGCTATGCAACAGCCTAATCTTAGGATATATATGAAGCAAG GAGTGAAAATGCCCCAGAATCTTTCTGACGTGAAAGACTGGCCCGGTGAATGGATCTGTGAAGAGCAGTGGCCGTCCACAAACAATGTCTGTCACCTCTACTCCTTATGCCAAAAATCAGAGAAACTTGTACAGACAACAAGTACACAGGAATCGCGGGATCCCTCCCAAAGGACCCGCAGCATTCAAAGTGATCCCGCGTGTGGAATTAATGGTGGCTATAACATGGCTTCAAGTTCTTTAGACATGCCAACTGACCAATCACATGACGACGGACTCTCCCTCCGTTGGGATTCCTGTGCACTCGAGCATGATGTCTCTGTGCTTGGTTTCCCTGAGGTGGAGTTCGAGTTGAGTAGTGATCAACCCCAAGCGCAGATTGCTGTTCGCTTGTGTGATGTCTTTCCTGATGGAAGTTCAACGCTCATTTCAAGAG GTATTCTCAATCTGACTCACCGAGAAGGTCATGGACCCGAATCCGTCAAGGACCTAGAACCTGGAAAACTGTACACCATCAAAGTCCAGCTCGACGCAACTGGTTATGTGGTACAGCAAGGCAACACCTTGCGCCTGGCAGTATCCCCCTCATACTTCCCCGTGGTTTGGCCCTCTCCGACCCCCACCACCCTCAACATACATTATGGGGTTCTGCGTCTTCCGGTTCGAGAAGCCAGCTGCGAATCAAGGAAGGTGGATTACAGTCCTCTTCCTTTGTGTGATGGGGTGGAAGACGCAAGGGTGACCGTGCTGACAGCTGGACACTCTGAGAG GGCTATAGAGTTCGATGACGAGAGTAAGTTACCAAAGTTTACAGTGATCGAAAACTCCGGCCAAGTTTACTTCCACGACACAGGCACGCTTAGAGAGGAGACTAGTACCGAAATCCATACGATGAGTCGTGCAACATCTGGCCGAAATCCTGAGCCCACGATCACCATCACAAAACAGCTGAAGTTGAGAAAACTGAAAAGCCCAGATAGCAAGAATTATCAAGCGTTGCTCTTTGATCGTAAG TATATCGATGGTACCGACAATGCCAACAGAATAAACGAACAAGAATTCTTGGAATGGAACATACGCATTACCCACGAAAGCAAAATGTGGAGCGACGAGACAGATTTCTATGTGCGCAACAAGCTGGAGTGCTACCATTGGAACGAGCATGTATTTAACCAAACTTGGTTGAAAACCGTGAAGAGACCATGTTTGAAATGA
- the LOC5516120 gene encoding putative Xaa-Pro dipeptidyl-peptidase isoform X1: MYEVNEVPLVWIHLKDGVRLAATLWMPLVRDGSECSKFPALLEFLPYNRLDWTKIRDNLHYPKLAAHGFVGVRVDMRGSGDSDGLYFDEYVRQEQEDCCEVIEWIGRQEWSDGSVGMLGKSWGGFNALQVAALQPPALKAIISVYSSDDRYADDIHYLGGCVMGNSGLAWASIMALWNARPPDPLSVGKRWKEMWKHRLHHSSHPWMNTWLSHQTRDDYWKHASICEDFSQIKCPVLLIGGWADLYTNPVFRMAESLTCPLKAIVGPWSHCWPGHDVTPGPAIDHLEVFRQWFDCHLKGKTNGAMQQPNLRIYMKQGVKMPQNLSDVKDWPGEWICEEQWPSTNNVCHLYSLCQKSEKLVQTTSTQESRDPSQRTRSIQSDPACGINGGYNMASSSLDMPTDQSHDDGLSLRWDSCALEHDVSVLGFPEVEFELSSDQPQAQIAVRLCDVFPDGSSTLISRGILNLTHREGHGPESVKDLEPGKLYTIKVQLDATGYVVQQGNTLRLAVSPSYFPVVWPSPTPTTLNIHYGVLRLPVREASCESRKVDYSPLPLCDGVEDARVTVLTAGHSERAIEFDDESKLPKFTVIENSGQVYFHDTGTLREETSTEIHTMSRATSGRNPEPTITITKQLKLRKLKSPDSKNYQALLFDRKYIDGTDNANRINEQEFLEWNIRITHESKMWSDETDFYVRNKLECYHWNEHVFNQTWLKTVKRPCLK, encoded by the exons ATGTATGAGGTCAACGAGGTACCGCTTGTATGGATACACCTCAAAGATGGCGTAAGGCTCGCTGCAACCCTTTGGATGCCATTAGTAAGAGATGGAAGCGAGTGCTCTAAGTTTCCAGCTTTACTTG aattTCTGCCCTACAATCGACTGGACTGGACTAAAATTCGTGATAACCTGCACTACCCAAAGCTAGCAGCACATGGTTTTGTGGGGGTGAGAGTGGACATGCGTGGCTCTGGAGACTCTGACGGGTTGTATTTTGATGAGTATGTGCGCCAAGAGCAAGAAGACTGCTGTGAAGTAATAGAATGGATCGGTAGACAAGAATGGAGTGATGGATCTGTTG GAATGTTGGGCAAGAGTTGGGGAGGATTCAATGCTTTGCAAGTTGCTGCACTCCAGCCTCCTGCCTTAAAAGCCATTATCTCAGTCTACTCCAGTGACGACCGATATGCTGATGATATTCATTATCTTGGTGGCTGTGTTATGGGCAATAGTGGACTGGCCTGGGCATCCATAATGGCTCTGTGGAATGCTAGACCCCCAGATCCACTCTCTGTTGGAAAAAG GTGGAAAGAAATGTGGAAGCATCGTCTTCACCACTCTAGCCACCCATGGATGAACACCTGGCTTTCGCACCAGACTCGTGATGACTACTGGAAGCATGCATCCATTTGTGAAGACTTCTCCCAGATCAAGTGCCCAGTGCTCTTGATTGGGGGGTGGGCCGATCTGTACACTAATCCTGTCTTCCGCATGGCCGAGAGCTTAACCTGCCCCTTGAAGGCCATTGTTGGCCCTTGGAGCCACTGCTGGCCCGGCCATGATGTCACACCTGGACCTGCTATCGACCATCTGGAGGTATTTCGTCAGTGGTTTGATTGTCATCTCAAAGGAAAGACCAATGGTGCTATGCAACAGCCTAATCTTAGGATATATATGAAGCAAG GAGTGAAAATGCCCCAGAATCTTTCTGACGTGAAAGACTGGCCCGGTGAATGGATCTGTGAAGAGCAGTGGCCGTCCACAAACAATGTCTGTCACCTCTACTCCTTATGCCAAAAATCAGAGAAACTTGTACAGACAACAAGTACACAGGAATCGCGGGATCCCTCCCAAAGGACCCGCAGCATTCAAAGTGATCCCGCGTGTGGAATTAATGGTGGCTATAACATGGCTTCAAGTTCTTTAGACATGCCAACTGACCAATCACATGACGACGGACTCTCCCTCCGTTGGGATTCCTGTGCACTCGAGCATGATGTCTCTGTGCTTGGTTTCCCTGAGGTGGAGTTCGAGTTGAGTAGTGATCAACCCCAAGCGCAGATTGCTGTTCGCTTGTGTGATGTCTTTCCTGATGGAAGTTCAACGCTCATTTCAAGAG GTATTCTCAATCTGACTCACCGAGAAGGTCATGGACCCGAATCCGTCAAGGACCTAGAACCTGGAAAACTGTACACCATCAAAGTCCAGCTCGACGCAACTGGTTATGTGGTACAGCAAGGCAACACCTTGCGCCTGGCAGTATCCCCCTCATACTTCCCCGTGGTTTGGCCCTCTCCGACCCCCACCACCCTCAACATACATTATGGGGTTCTGCGTCTTCCGGTTCGAGAAGCCAGCTGCGAATCAAGGAAGGTGGATTACAGTCCTCTTCCTTTGTGTGATGGGGTGGAAGACGCAAGGGTGACCGTGCTGACAGCTGGACACTCTGAGAG GGCTATAGAGTTCGATGACGAGAGTAAGTTACCAAAGTTTACAGTGATCGAAAACTCCGGCCAAGTTTACTTCCACGACACAGGCACGCTTAGAGAGGAGACTAGTACCGAAATCCATACGATGAGTCGTGCAACATCTGGCCGAAATCCTGAGCCCACGATCACCATCACAAAACAGCTGAAGTTGAGAAAACTGAAAAGCCCAGATAGCAAGAATTATCAAGCGTTGCTCTTTGATCGTAAG TATATCGATGGTACCGACAATGCCAACAGAATAAACGAACAAGAATTCTTGGAATGGAACATACGCATTACCCACGAAAGCAAAATGTGGAGCGACGAGACAGATTTCTATGTGCGCAACAAGCTGGAGTGCTACCATTGGAACGAGCATGTATTTAACCAAACTTGGTTGAAAACCGTGAAGAGACCATGTTTGAAATGA